attttggacttgccaaccCCCATAATCATGGGAGCCAATTCCTTCAAATCAACCTCTGTTACAGATAGGTAGGTAAATTGAGAGAAAATAGAGACATATAGATagagacataaacacacacaccctactggttctgtttctctggagagccctgactAATGCAGAGATTCAGGTTCAGTAAACATGGCCATGGTTCTGTTACCGatccaaacttgggtctgcttgcctatgtgcagtaaagccaatctactgacactgggttgtggtgaaggaaaatgcagcatttattgcaggagccaagcaaggagtccgggcagctaatgctcaaaaagaCCTAAACTCCCCAGTGggtttcagggaaaggtttttagaGACTGGGTGAGGGAGGGGGTTGTGGagtgtgtgatcagcttgtggacattcttctgattggttggtggtgagggaGTCAACACCATCAacctggttccaactggtctggggtctatgcttgtgggcagcatacagttaacttcttccacctggtaggGGTTTCATTACCTGCAAAatagctcaaaggacatggctcagaatattatctatagctcttgaggaggaactaaaggtctttgactttgtttaatggctaaactattattattttggtttgcttaactgtttcctttctttctgcatttttttcacttctctgattaaatttactctttggaaATCAGGGAAGGCCTAAGAAGCTAAGGTTTTTCTGCAGACAAGagacaggcagaggacatgggggtggAGGGTGTCTATTCAGCAAAGGCCCCAtggggtcctgctcggttacagtcCCTGCTCTGAatcttgtgtccttttttttttcattagtttgGATATCattagtttattataaaagagaaACATGGAAATTATTTACGTGATGAAAGATTTCAGAACTTCAGTGGAATGGGCAGCTAGCTTCACGTGATGCCATTTCAGTAGTGACTTATTTTAGTCAACGTGTTTTCCAAGAATGTCACCATCTCTAAATAAGAAATAATCCTTGTCGTCTAGAACTACTTTGGTGCCTCCATATTCTGGGAGAAGAACTTTATCTCTGACTTTCACACCAGCTGGTTGAATCTCTCCACCCTTTCCTTTAGAGCCCGATCCAACAGCTACTACCATTGCTTGCAATACTTTTCCTTGTGATTGTTTTGGAAACATAATGCCTTCTTTGGTTACAGTTTTGGCTGCACTTCTTTCAGCTAATACTCGGTCAAAGAGGGGAAGAAATTTTCTAAATGCCTGTCCTGCCATGACTCCGGTTGCCGCAGTTCGTACTCTGCTCTCTAGCGGCCGCCACAAGGAAGAGACGCTCTTGTTGCATTTTGTGCAGGCTTTCCAAGACTCATCTCAGCCTTCAGTGAAATGTGAATGATGCATCGTCCTCATGGGGTTATCTTGAGGGTTTCGGGAACAAGACTGTTAAAGCATTTCCCCAGGTGCCAGGcttggagaaagagggaagagctCGAAGCTCCATGCAGGGGAAAGCACTTAGCACCACTGGCTGCATTCAGAATTCTGTGTGCCCTAGGAGGCTTACCTACGAGTACAGAGAGGTCAAAATATGCCCCATGTTGCCCAGCTGTGCTCCCAACCCCAGTGCTCTGTAAAGGCAGGTGAGGAGGCACCTTCTGTGGGACCTGCCTGGGAGGACATAGGAAGTTAACAGGAATCCCAGCCCACTGTTGTCCCCTCTCAGAAATACTGGAGAGATCAGCCAGTCCATAACTGTGTGTGTCatagctcctcctcctcctaccTCAGGTCTCCCTCACTCTAAAGCCTCTGTGGAGCATAGTAAACCTATCTCCCCCAGGTCGGCTCTCTGGCTGAACCCCTGAGGGTGTCTGAGCCCCATGTTATGATACCGTTCTGAGCAAATGAAGTGAAACCACCGTGGTGCTAAAAACTGCAGTCAGCCCTCCTCCCGCTGAGCGTCTGGTAGACTGGAAACCTCAGGTATCTTGGGAACACCCACTGGCTAGGAGAGGCCCCCAGCAAAGCCTGTGCATGCATCTAGGATGAACTGCGTCCTCCTGTTTTACTCCTCACCCTGGGATGAGAAGGAGAGTGCAGATCTGAATTTGTGTAAATTTCTTTTAGTCCCAAGTTGCTGTTTTCAGGgatagtctctcttttttttttttttttttgcagtacgcgggcctctcactgctgtggcctctcccgttgtggagcacaggctccagacgcgcaggctcagcgaccatggctcatgggcccagccgctctgcggcatgtgggatcctcctggaccggggcacaaacccgtgtcccctgcatcggcaggcagactctcaaccactgcgccaccaggggagcccaataGTCTCATTTTCAGTatgaaaaaaacataatgaaCATAACTAGATTGTATTATCATTTAAAAgattcatagcagcagtatttttaatcttcatttttgcAGATCTTTATTCAATATCAGAACAATGACTAAACtctggagagaaaagaaattagCTGTTATTTCAATGAACCTAAataacattgatttttatttttaaattaaatcttgaGTAAATTAATTCATAGATCTGGGTTGCCTATAAACCCTAAGAGAagcaataacattttatttacttgCAGGTTAAAATGGTCTCTCTTCTCATGAAACACTCACTAAAAAAGCCagagtaagggcttccctggtggcgcagtggttgggagtctgcctgccgatgcaggggacgtgggttcgtgccctgggccgggaggatcccacgtgtcgcagagcggctgggcccgtgagccgtggccgctgggcctgtgcgtccggggcctgtgcgtccggggcctgtgctccacggcgggagaggccacagcagtgagaggcccgcgtaccacaaaaaaaaaaaaaaaaaaaaagccagagtaGGTTCTTACCCAGGACACCCAGGGAAGGAACATTCCCTAGCCAGTAGGCTAGGGGGAGGAGAGGCTGTTGAAATGATTTCCTGATTTCCATTACTCAgatgtaagttccatgaaggcagggtttcttttttggtttgtgttcactgctccatccccagccTTTAGAACAATGCCAGctagcacttagtaggtgcttaataaatatttggtgaatgaatgaagcaatCATTTATCATTTATAGTTTTCTCCCATCCCCCCCCATCATATACCAGTAACAATGGGCACTCAACAAAAATAGGAAGTGACCATTTTATATTAGAATAGGTGTGTATATCATTGGGATTATTACATTGCCTTGTGCATGGTGAGATAGAGTTATTAAATAATCTCTTTAAAGATCTAGCTGTCAGTGTAAAGTTACTTTGCCAGATATTAAGGCATACCACAAATCTCTAGTGATTAAAAATTGTGGTCTTGTGCAAGTACAGACAAATGGACCCACAGCATAGAAGAAGGAGCTCAGAAACAGACTTCCATAGGACAGGAGCTTAATATACATTAAGGTGGAACcacaaatcaataaggaaagtTTCTATATAGAAACTCTCCATAGAGGGAAATTTGAatatagagaaaaaggaaactggATCTATACCAAACACCACATACAGAGGTTAAAAAGACTTAAAtatgaaagataaaattataaagttaatTGAAGAAGGtttagctgtaggaaggactTAAATGAACCTGACGAGCACAaattataaggcaaaaaaaaagaaagaatttgatCACATCAGaattaagaatttctgttcaATGAAGGTCACCTTGGATAGCACCCACAGTCAGATGACATTCTGGGGGGAATCTCACCAATTTCAAGGAACAATATGCAGGGAACTCTTCCAAATCAACAGAAACCAAGAAAAGCCCAGATGGAAAAAAGGGCAAAGTATCTATTCAGGCATTTTACAGGACAGGAAAATCACAAGgttaaaagcaaaggaaagatgCTCCAAATCATTTTTAATCAGAGAAGCATGCATTGGAGGGCAGCTGAATGGCCTTCTGTAAGTGACAGGGAAATGGCAGTAAGCCTTCCACTGGTAGCTCTGGTCACGAAAACAGGAAGACTTAAGAAAATgacacctccctccccctccagaactgtgatttAATGACAGAGAATGAGCAGGAAACGTGTCATTCTGTTCataagaggcagagagaagagtaGGGATGCTTTCTAGGAAGAAGGCAACAGTGGACCATGGAGGGGTAATGGAGGACGGTAAGCAGAGAGGTCAGGGAGACTAGGGCAGGCAGGAGGTGACCCTCTGTCCCAAGGGGAGCCGTGGAGGCTGGAGGAAAGGGAGATGTTGGCCTTGGTCTCCCCCAGGACCCCCGCAGCCCAGCAGCTCCCATGCCCCCTCCACTCCTGGTTGGTGATCCTGGTGGGTAAAGGCCACCACCAAGCCAGAATCAGCCCAGAGGGTGGGAACTGAAGTGACTGAAGTCCCCGATGGATGCAGGCAGGGAAAGAGGACAGATCCTACCCCAGTTTATCAGAAAGGGCGTCCCTGGCTCTTCCTGGAGAGATGCTCGGAAAAGCTAGGAAGCTGAGCTGAGATGCAGAGTCGCACAGGTCCTCTGAGTGCCCTTGTGGGCAGAAGGTGGGGTGAGGCAAGTCAGTTTGGGGGTCATTCTCAGTGTCCATGTGCCACCTGCCCCTTCACATTGGGTGCGAGGTCTGTGGTGCTTTCTGTGGATGGTGGTTAGAAGAGCCATCCTGCGTGACTGCAGCAGGGTTATCCCCAGCAGTGCAGGGCGAGACCCCTGGCGCTGGCCTCTGTCCCCCCTCTGCCCCTGGGCTATTGCTCCCAGAGGAAGCCCTGCCAGTgtcccatcactggggccccgTGAGTGTTTCCTGAGCACTCCTAGGGGCCAGCCACTGTCCCGAGTGGGCTCTAAGGCTGCAGAGGTGAGCATGACCGCATCCTGGTGGGGAAGACAACACATAAACAAGAAAATGATCTGGCGGTGataactgaggtgcagagaactAAGGGTGGTGTGGCAGAGAGAGCCTGGCCCACTTCAGCCTGAATGGTCAGCAGAGTGTCTCAGAGGAGATGTTCAGGGTGAGACCTGTACCAGGGGGAGGAGCCAGGCAGTGGGAACAACAGATGAAAGAAGCTCCAGGTTAGGACCCAAGGTGGCCAGCTGGTTGGCGGGCCGTGGGGCCCGGGATgccggggagggaggcagggctgAGCAGGACAGGCTTTTGTGAGCCTGGCCATGGAGTTTGGGTTTCAGACACCGGGAGGTTTTCAGTTGGGGGTGATGAAAtctggtttttgcttttttaaaaaagtctgtgCCTGCTGTGTGGGGCTTGGATTGTAGTCAGGTAAAGGATGCAGGGGTATCAGGCAGTGGAGCAAGAGATATTAGGAAGTAGCCAAGGTGGGGACATGGAGGCCACGAGAAGGGGAGAGATGTGATGTGTGTTCTCATCTGCCCACTGGCTGCATGTGAggccagaaaaagagaagaaatcaggAAGGCTTAGGTTCTTGGCTGGGAAGCTGGGTGGCTGCCGGTGTTGTTTATTAagctggggagggaagaggaggggttggagagggtgtggggtaAGAAGTGAAGAGGTCTGGCTGGGTGAGGCTGGGTTGGAGTGGGTGGAAACGTCAGGAGGGCAGGCAGACGCAGAAATCCAGAGTTGCAGGGAGATGTCTGAGCTGGAGGTAGGGCTGTGGCCTCCTCTGCGTCGCACAGATGCTGTTTAGAGCCTTCACGTATGAGTGCATTTAAGGAGAGTGTCGATGGAGATGGAGACAAGGAGCAGCCCCAGCCGAGCCCTGCACCCCAGGACCTTTGTCCTCGGGAGCTGAAGGGCAAGGCCCAGGAGAGCTGCAGGAAGGCAGGTTTCAAACGGGGCAGAGGCCTCCTCTGTGGAATATTCTTGAAGGCCAGTTAATATAAAATCCACTTCATGGCAGATCATAGGAACACATGTCAGCCTGGTCAACACAAAGCCGACTAGAAAGGCTTTTAGCTGCTGGGTTACCTGACTCCCTCATCATGGGCCCATGTCACAAATACCCATTTAGGTAAGCTTTTCCTATTCTACAAACTAGAAGCGGAGATGTGACTTCCTTGACCCTCCTACTCAAAAAGAGGGGCAAagcaagaaaaccaaaaaataagatgaatgatggaatggaaaatttggaaaaatccctaataaatcattaattttgtatatttaacaaaatccaaCTTCCTAGGGACCACGTGACTCACCTAAGATGATGGCTCGTTGTAAGGTCAGGACTAGAAATCAAGACTTCTCCCTCTCAGCCCACTGTTTCCACCATGAATATTCTGGGAAAAGAAGTCACtttgtatagtagtttgtatttgttaatcctAGACTCCTACTTTGtccactatacataaaacagacaaacaataaggtcctactctttagcacagggagctatattcaatatcctataataacctataatggcaaagaatctgaaaaaaatgtataactgaatcactttgctgtatacctgaaactaacacaatattgtaaattaattatacttgaataaaaaaaaagtcaccttggTAAATGTCCCAATTCTCTGATTCTTACTCTTACATAGAGGACCTTGACCTCTGACTCTGTCTCCTTGAGACCTTCCCTCGGGCAGTTCCATAAAGGGAGCACCTCCTCCTGCAGGCTTGGTGCCTCAAGGCAGTTCATGCTGCCCCCAGGCTTCCATTAATGGGTTGAGGGAGGGTGGGCCCAGAGGGCTCTGCAGGCCAGAGGAGTTAGTTACATTTTCTGAGTTGCTGTGAGACATCCGCTGGAAGGCAGCTGAGCAGTGGAGCCAGTTGCAGCCCCCCAACACCCTCATCCCAGGGTCCCAGATGGAATTGTGCCCTCCCCACACACTCAGACTTCAGCGAGCTGTTTtgtgctttctcttctttttttaagattatttaatgccttcttcccttcctcccttcctcccatccttccttcttcccttccttctttccttcttgttAGAGGATTTCTTTGAGTCTTTGAGTCAagagacctgggttccagtcATGGCGTCCCCTCTGAGGTCTTCAgggttctcatctataaaacgaAAGCTTTAGGGTCCCAAACCAGCagcgtcagcatcacctgggaactttctAGAAGTGCACATTCTCAGGCCCTCCCAgccctcctgaatcagaatctctgggcgTGGGTTCAACCACTTGGTTTTCACAGTCCCTGCTGGTTCtgaccacccacccacccagccaccGTCATGGTATCAAAGGTCCCTGGCCGCTATTGGTCCTGGTCTATCTGGGAGGGATGACATTCTCCATCTCCCAGGGATGCTGAGTCCACAGGGCAGTGGTGCTCCACCTCCACATGGTAGAACCTTAGAATCCAGAGATGCATCCGGCTGTGAGGACTTTAAATTGTACCCTCACCCTTTCTCCCAGCTGTTGAGAATCCTCAGACTGGATGGAACCTGAGAATGAAATCTCCCGGCCCTGGCACCAGTAGGTCTAACTGCATGAAAATGGTGTGGAGGCAAGGTTGGTGGGCTCTAACGCAGCAGCACTGCTTTTCATAGTTTTACCTGTTTTCCCCAGAAACACAACTACTGGTGTCTTTTTGCAGATATAGTTGTGACAAGGAGAAGAATAAGGATTGGCATTTTCTGCTCGCTTTTcccacctgctccccaccccctaccccaccaCCTTCCTCTGTGTTGCTCTGCTCTGGGGCCAACTGTGCTCATCAGATGGATCTGAGAAGTGGAAGAAAATATGGCTGAAATCATTCATATTTGAAACAGGAAAAAGCTTCTGCTGAATGAAAGACTGGAGCAGCCAgcggagaagaggaggaaggggccGGGGTCGTGAGGAGACCCAGGCAGCTGACTCAGCTGGGGAGTTTAGGGCAGTGGATAAGCCCCAAGTCATGACACGGGCTCACAGTGTGTGCGGCGTGAGTCCCCATCCCTGGTGACCCTCAGGGAAGGCATCCACTCCCAACTTTCTTACAGAAAAGCTGAGACCATCCAGtctcagggttagggttaggggttagggttagggtttgggtaTCTTTTAAATGTGCTGCCTATTGAAATCATCATCAGGGTGTGAACAAATGTGTCCAGGACTTTTGAGGTTGTGATAAGGGGCCTCAATAACACCAGACTAGGTGGGGAGAATATGCATTTGAAATATAATCATGGAGAAAGACAAGTGTGTTGTCCTTATTCCTATGTCTTTTAGTTTCAGAGAGTTCATGTAAATAGtggcctttattttttatttccaaaattaacATTTAGCACTAGAAACATTGACACCATTGACATTTTGGTGGGGATTACTCTCAGACGTCTTGGGAGCGATTGTGTTTCTTGGGGAACACCACAGCAGGCCAGGAAACAAATATTCCCACTTGTTTGTATGTGAGGCTGAATATGATTCTGATTCCAGACAAAGTTCCCAGCAGATCTCTTAGTTTCTACCCCATGTGGGGAACGACGTGGCTTGGCGATGTTTAGCGTTGCTTATAGTGAACACTTGTAGATATTCTTTGTAACCGTCACTCAGTGTTTAATTGGGAGTATCATCCCTGAGAGTCTCAAAAGTTTGAAATTCACTTCCAAACTCCTTAAGACTTCAATGATGTCAGAGATCTAACTGGGTGTAAGAGATGGTCATCGCTGTATGACAATGGCCAGAGAGACTGGAGAGAATAGAATTTGGAGCTGGAGTCCCTGGGTTTCGTAATTGTATGGCCTTGGAAAAGTCACTGAATCTCCTTGAGCCTCTGTCTGTTCAtgtgtaaaatgtatataaaatagaatccCGGAATATTGAAGATGGAGCAGTGGAGATGATATGAACAAGCTCTGCGTAAACTACAAAGGGCCCTGCAAATCTGGGCTCTGTGCTGTGGATGACTTTGGGGTTCTCAGCACCTCTGTTCTAAGGATGCCCTTCCCCTTCAGCTCTCATTGGTGCATGTGCATAGAAACGGCCCTGTCCCTGCACCCCGATACCACTGGAACCACTACCGCAGTTGATTGACAGGTGCCTCACCCACACCAGGGCCGACACGGTCCTAGCTGTGGACTGTTGATGACTGACCCAAGGAGGATACCTGAAAGGCAAGGCATTCTTTCCTGGGACCTTGCACATGGTTCTTCAGGAGAGTCTTCTCTTCATCAATAGCCACTGGGATGGGTAACAGGAGAGGCGGAGATGGGAGTTGAGAGAACATTGTTTGGGTACTTATAGCATAACATTGGTTCCTGCCCGGGCTGGGGCCCAGATCGCTCCTGGCTCTCAGAGTCAGTTTCACCAACTCGTGTGGGTTTCCATAACTGCAGTCCAAAGAGCGCTTTGGCATGATGACACCTTCATCAGGCACATTAGTACaaagttttttctgtatttctcaggGTCTGAAATCAGGTTTAATGCATTAAtacaaggaagagaaaatataggTATAAATATTGGAAAGGCAGAAATAAAACTTATTCTTTGCAATCATTTTACCTAGAAAATCAAAGAGAACCCATTCATTCACCcagttattaaaaaatgaattcttgATTATTACTCTGGGTCTGGCATTGTGGATTGACAGAATGATTATTCAGTATACTGTCCAACTACAAGATACTGTAATGATATAACAGTAGGCTTTTAGGTTAAATAAAGCCTATTACAAATTCTTTGATGTTGGACAAGGCTTGGGCCATTACTGGGGGATTCCCTGTATTCCATAGGGTCTTGTGCCGGTATGAATTCCCTGATTTCTTCTAAGGATTGAACCATATCTAAA
This sequence is a window from Mesoplodon densirostris isolate mMesDen1 chromosome 4, mMesDen1 primary haplotype, whole genome shotgun sequence. Protein-coding genes within it:
- the LOC132487436 gene encoding 10 kDa heat shock protein, mitochondrial-like, whose product is MAGQAFRKFLPLFDRVLAERSAAKTVTKEGIMFPKQSQGKVLQAMVVAVGSGSKGKGGEIQPAGVKVRDKVLLPEYGGTKVVLDDKDYFLFRDGDILGKHVD